Within Cnuibacter physcomitrellae, the genomic segment GCGAACAGCTCGAGCGCCTTGTCGAGGTCGACCTCGAAGATGAGGTCCTCGGAGTCGAGCGAGCGGGTGTCGCTGCCCTTCTTGAGGTACGGACCGTATCGGCCGTTCTGCGCGGTGATCGGCTCGCCCGACTCGGGGTCGGCGCCGACCGTGCGCGGGAGGTCGAGCAGCTTGAGCGCCGTGTCGAGGTCGATCGTCGCCAGGTCCATCGACTTGAAGAGCGACGCCGTCCGCGGCTTCGGAGCGGCGGGAGCCTTCTTGGCCCCGCGCTTGGGCTTCTCCTCGGCGACCGGCTCGACGCTCGCCGCAGCGGCGGCGTCGGTCTCCGGCTCGGGATCGGCCTCAGTGACGTACGGACCGAAACGGCCGTCCTTCGCGAGGATCTGCTTGCCGTTCTCGGGGTTGATCCCGATCACCCGGTCGGTGACCACCGGCGCGTCGACCAGCTCGCGCGCCTTCTCGGGCGTGAGCTCGTCGGGGGCGAGGTCCTGAGGGAGGTTGACCCGCCGCGGCGGCGCATCGAGGTCGCCGGAGGGGTCGACGACCTCGAGGTAGGGGCCGTACTTGCCGATCCTCAGGGTGATGTCGTCGGTGATGGAGATCGAGTTGACCGCCCGGGCGTCGATGTCGCCCAGGTTGTCGATGACGCGGCGCAGACCCGGGTGGTCGTCGCTGCCGAAGTAGAAGCCGTTCAGCCAGTCGACCCGGTCCTCGTCGCCGTCGGCGATCTTGTCGAGGTCCGCCTCGAGCGCCGCGGTGAAGTCGTAGTCGACCAGCTCGGTGAAGAAGTCCTCCAGGAGGCGCACGACCGAGAACGCGGTCCAGCTCGGGACGAGCGCCTGGCCGCGGGGAGTGACGTAGCCGCGGTCGATGATGGTCGAGATGATGGACGCGTACGTCGACGGGCGTCCGATGCCCAGCTCGTCCAGCGCCTTCACGAGGCTCGCCTCCGTGTAGCGCGGCGGCGGGGTCGTGTCGTGTCCGGCGGCCTCGATCTCGCGGGCGGCCAGCGCCTGGCCCTCGGCGAGGTTCGGCAGCTTGGCCTCGGCCGGCTCGGTCGAGGCGTTCCGCTCCTCGTCGCGGCCCTCCTCGTAGGCGTTCAGGAAGCCTCGGAAGGTGATGACCGTCCCGGACGCGGTGAACTCCCCCGTGGTCGTGCCGCCGAGCTCGGCGACCTCGACCGGGCCGGCCGAGATGGTCACGGTCGCGGTCGAGCCCTTCGCGTCGGCCATCTGAGAGGCGACGGTGCGCTTCCAGATGAGGTCGTAGAGGCGGAAGTCGTTGCCGCGCAGGGAGCTGGAGAGCTCGGACGGGGTGCGGAACACCTCTCCGGCGGGACGGATGGCCTCGTGGGCCTCCTGGGCGTTCTTGCTCTTCCCGGCGTACAGGCGCGGCTTGTCGGGCACCGTGTCGGCGCCGTAGAGCGCGGCCGCCTGGCTGCGGGCCGCCTTGATCGCCTGCTGCGAGAGCGACGGCGAGTCGGTGCGCATGTAGGTGATGTAGCCGTTCTCGTAGAGCGACTGCGCCACGCTCATCGTCTGCCGTGCGGAGAAGCGGAGCTTGCGGGCCGCCTCCTGCTGCAGCGTCGAGGTGGTGAACGGCGCAGCCGGCCTGCGGGTGTAGGGCTTCGACTCGACCGACGACACCGTGATGTCGACGCCGGGAGCCTTCAGCGCATCCTTCAGGGCCAGGGCGGCCGGCTCGCTGAGGAGCACGGCCTTGCCCTTGAGCGCACCCGACTCGTCGAAGTCGCGACCGCTGGCGACACGCTCCCCGTTGAGGCGTGAGATGCGCGCCTGGAACGAGTCGGTGTCGGCCGCGGTGGCAGCGTCGGCCGCCGCGAGGGTGGCGGTGAGGTCCCAGTAGTTCGCGGAGGTGAACGCGAGGCGCTCGCGCTCACGGTCGACCACGAGTCGCGTGGCCGCCGACTGCACGCGGCCGGCCGAGAGACCGGGGCCGACCTTGCGCCAGAGCACGGGCGACACCTCGTAGCCGTAGAGCCGGTCGAGGATGCGTCGGGTCTCCTGGGCGTCGACCAGGGCGTCGTCGATCTGGCGGGTGTTGTCGCGCGCCGCCTCGATCGCCTCGCGGGTGATCTCGTGGAACACCATGCGCTTGACCGGCACCTTCGGCTTCAGCACCTGGAGCAGGTGCCAGGCGATGGCCTCGCCCTCGCGATCCTCATCAGTGGCGAGGTAGAGCTCGTCGGCGCCCGCCAGGGCCTTCTTGAGCTCGGACACGGTCTTCTTCTTCGCGTCGCTCACGACGTAGTAGGGCTCGAAGCCGTTCTCGACGTCGACGGAGAACTTTCCGAGCGAGCCCTTCTTGAGCTCGGCGGGAAGGTTCTTCGGCTCGATGAGATCGCGGATGTGCCCCACCGAGGCCAGCACGTCGAAGCCCTCGCCGAGGTACTGGGCGATGGACTTGACCTTGGTGGGCGACTCGACGATCACGAGCTTGCGCGATGCCAACGTGTTTCTCCTTATATATGCGACCAGGCACACGATACACAGTGATTGCCTGGTGGATGCCTCTGCGGGCCCTCGGGCCCTGTTCGCTGAGGATGAACCTGGGGGTCGGGACGGATGTCGTCATCGCCCCTGACGTCGACCGGGTGCGAGGGGCACAATGGTCGTGGCGCCGAGCGCCCGCAGGCGCGGCGCCTTCAACGGAGAGGAGCTGAACGACGA encodes:
- the topA gene encoding type I DNA topoisomerase, with product MASRKLVIVESPTKVKSIAQYLGEGFDVLASVGHIRDLIEPKNLPAELKKGSLGKFSVDVENGFEPYYVVSDAKKKTVSELKKALAGADELYLATDEDREGEAIAWHLLQVLKPKVPVKRMVFHEITREAIEAARDNTRQIDDALVDAQETRRILDRLYGYEVSPVLWRKVGPGLSAGRVQSAATRLVVDRERERLAFTSANYWDLTATLAAADAATAADTDSFQARISRLNGERVASGRDFDESGALKGKAVLLSEPAALALKDALKAPGVDITVSSVESKPYTRRPAAPFTTSTLQQEAARKLRFSARQTMSVAQSLYENGYITYMRTDSPSLSQQAIKAARSQAAALYGADTVPDKPRLYAGKSKNAQEAHEAIRPAGEVFRTPSELSSSLRGNDFRLYDLIWKRTVASQMADAKGSTATVTISAGPVEVAELGGTTTGEFTASGTVITFRGFLNAYEEGRDEERNASTEPAEAKLPNLAEGQALAAREIEAAGHDTTPPPRYTEASLVKALDELGIGRPSTYASIISTIIDRGYVTPRGQALVPSWTAFSVVRLLEDFFTELVDYDFTAALEADLDKIADGDEDRVDWLNGFYFGSDDHPGLRRVIDNLGDIDARAVNSISITDDITLRIGKYGPYLEVVDPSGDLDAPPRRVNLPQDLAPDELTPEKARELVDAPVVTDRVIGINPENGKQILAKDGRFGPYVTEADPEPETDAAAAASVEPVAEEKPKRGAKKAPAAPKPRTASLFKSMDLATIDLDTALKLLDLPRTVGADPESGEPITAQNGRYGPYLKKGSDTRSLDSEDLIFEVDLDKALELFAQPKYGARRASSALKEFAEDPVSGKPIKVKDGRFGPYVTDGTTNATIPRGEDVEDVDFERAVQLLADKRAKGPAKPKGRAKSTTTSTRKTTTRSTSKK